AAATTAGGGAGAAGTTGTATGTTGTATTATCTGAATGAATGTTATAATTGAATACATCAGAGTATTTATAATGCTCACTTAGCTAAGATTAGTTATACTTAGTAGCTTAAAAACCAACTATCTAACAACTATGTAACTAACTTGTGAACAGAGTAGTAACTAATTCCGTAACTGCACAGTAATAACTGTCTTTTAAATTTTCTGCACTGCTGCAACTGCTTCTTGTTACTTGCTTACTCTTTTCTTCTCAGCATTGTATCAATACCCCCCGCTAAAGTAGATCCTTGACCTCAAGGATGAAATGCAGGGAACTTATGCATCAATTCAAACTCAAGTTCCCAAGTAGCTTGTGAATCTGCAATGTCTGACCACTTCACTAGAACTTGACCAACAGCTCTATTACCTCTCTTAATCAACCTTCTATCTAGAATAGCTTCAGGTTGAGGACGGTGTGGACTTGACAGCTGAATAACTTGAGGATGGTGAATGTTGGAAGGAACTTCATGACACCTCTTTAATTgagaaacatgaaagactaggTGAATGAGAACATCAGAAGGAAGCAACAACCTGTAAGCTACTGCACCAACCTTAGCATCAACAACATAGGGGCTATAGTACTTGGTAGCTAGCTTAGGAAAGAGTCGCACAGCCAAGGACACTTGTCTATAGGGTTGAAGTTTCAAGTAGACTCAATCACCAACCGCAAATGATCTCTCCGACCTATGTTTATCAGCAATGTCTTTCATCCTTTGCTGAGCCCTGTGCATATGGAACCTCAAAAACTCTATAAAAACTTCTCGAGCAGCCAAGGATCTGTCAACCATCTCATAGAGCCTTCTCCAATCAAGTAGGAAAGATGAATGAGAGGTTTCtgaccatataaagcttcataaggTGTGCACTTAATGGCAATGTGATAGGTGGTATTATACCACCATTCAGCCAATGGCAAGTAAGAGCACCAATCCTTAGGATTGTCAAAGCAAAAACACCTTAAGTACGTCTCCATGGTTCTATTCAGCACCTCTGTTTGACTATCAGTTTGAGAATGGTATGCAGTAGATCTCTGTAGTTGAACCCCTTGTAAATTGAATAATTCTTCCCAAAAACTACTAAGAAAGATAGGATCTCTATCACTTGTTAGTATGTTGGGCATACCATGCAGCTTGAAGATATTGGCAGGGAAACATTGAGCAACCGACTGAGCTGTGTATGGGTATGCTAAGGGCAAAAAATGACCATACTTGCCCAGTCTATCTACTAACACTAAAatcactttattttctttgaatttaggCAACACCTCAACAAAATCTAAACAGATATCTGTCCAAACACCATCAGGTACAAGTAAGGGTTGCAGCAGTCCTGGATTTACAGCCACATTATATTTGTGCCTCTGGCAAATATCATATCTATTAACAAAGTTTCTGgtgtcatgcatcaagtctttCCAATAGAACAAAAATTGGAGCCTTTTAATGGTGTTATCCATGCCAGAGTACCCCCTTGAGTAGAGTCATGCCATAGTGAGATAATATCCTTCTTGAGCTACTCATCATTACCAACCACTAACCTTTCCTTCCACCTCAACTGATTGTTAAGAAAAGTGAAAGATTTATAAGGTGAAAGATAAACTCTAGCAATGATATCTTGTAAGCGCTGATCAGTGGTTCAA
The sequence above is a segment of the Capsicum annuum cultivar UCD-10X-F1 unplaced genomic scaffold, UCD10Xv1.1 ctg53925, whole genome shotgun sequence genome. Coding sequences within it:
- the LOC124893114 gene encoding uncharacterized protein LOC124893114: MPDYTLAFVVETDASGKGIGAVLMQEGHPLDYISKSLAPKPRAMSVYDRELLALLFVRHKYNVAVNPGLLQPLLVPDGVWTDICLDFVEVLPKFKENKVILVLVDRLGKYGHFLPLAYPYTAQSVAQCFPANIFKLHGMPNILTSDRDPIFLSSFWEELFNLQGVQLQRSTAYHSQTDSQTEVLNRTMETYLRCFCFDNPKDWCSYLPLAEWWYNTTYHIAIKCTPYEALYGQKPLIHLSYLIGEGSMRWLTDPWLLEKQVSLAVRLFPKLATKYYSPYVVDAKVGAVAYRLLLPSDVLIHLVFHVSQLKRCHEVPSNIHHPQVIQLSSPHRPQPEAILDRRLIKRGNRAVGQVLVKWSDIADSQATWELEFELMHKFPAFHP